From Silurus meridionalis isolate SWU-2019-XX chromosome 14, ASM1480568v1, whole genome shotgun sequence, a single genomic window includes:
- the rab5c gene encoding ras-related protein Rab-5C: MAGRGGGTRTNGTTAAAANKICQFKLVLLGESAVGKSSLVLRFVKGQFHEYQESTIGAAFLTQTVCLDDTTVKFEIWDTAGQERYHSLAPMYYRGAQAAIVVYDITNTDTFTRAKNWVKELQRQASPNIVIALAGNKADLANKRAVDFQEAQAYADDNSLLFMETSAKTAMNVNEIFMAIAKKLPKNELQGGTGPGGRPRVGVDLQEAAPPGRSGQCCGGGN; this comes from the exons ATGGCGGGGCGAGGAGGAGGGACGCGGACCAACGGCACTACAGCCGCTGCCGCCAACAAGATCTGTCAGTTCAAGCTGGTGCTGCTGGGAGAGTCCGCGGTGGGCAAGTCCAGCCTGGTGCTGCGCTTCGTCAAGGGCCAATTCCACGAGTACCAGGAGAGCACCATTGGAG CCGCATTCCTTACACAGACCGTCTGCTTGGATGATACAACAGTAAAGTTTgagatttgggacacagccggACAAGAGAGATACCACAGTCTGGCCCCAATGTACTACAGAGGAGCGCAGGCTGCCATCGTGGTCTACGACATCACAAACACA GACACTTTCACCCGAGCAAAGAACTGGGTAAAGGAGCTCCAGAGACAGGCCAGCCCCAACATAGTCATCGCTCTGGCTGGGAACAAAGCCGACCTCGCTAACAAGAGAGCTGTGGATTTCCAG GAAGCGCAGGCATACGCAGACGACAACAGCCTGCTGTTCATGGAGACATCCGCAAAGACCGCCATGAATGTCAACGAGATCTTCATGGCCATCG CTAAGAAGCTTCCGAAGAATGAGCTGCAGGGTGGGACAGGGCCTGGGGGCCGGCCTCGTGTCGGAGTCGACCTGCAGGAGGCGGCACCTCCGGGCAGATCGGGCCAGTGCTGCGGAGGAGGAAACTAA